From the genome of Nasonia vitripennis strain AsymCx chromosome 1, Nvit_psr_1.1, whole genome shotgun sequence, one region includes:
- the LOC100122338 gene encoding hsp70-binding protein 1 isoform X2 — protein MDRNPNSQNQNTGQDSAGSNARPLSIEAPRTNQNPNNVEILPNQPRQPRNLQGLLRFAAEATKAEDAPSDSRFCPMDEERKNFLNEALSSMAVNVIEELQKDVKLLHNVMDVRVEDDPSQYEAALDRIADLADSMDVANDFYKIGGFSVFGPCLNSPHSGIRWRVANVIAELTQNNPFCQEKVLEAGFMPILLSMVDTDPSDMARIKALYAVSCIVRGHALALRYMEINDGYSVLMRAIQSPVEKLQIKSAFLLSALCNKDKGNDLKLTLIKMGLIEQAAGLLAMGSLLPETREQLLSVLNGLTNDNYFPALKECRRPELCLKQTLERHLKESKEEESIDREDICKELLDKIFADQDAEQER, from the exons ATGGACAG AAATCCAAATTCACAAAATCAAAATACAGGGCAAGACAGTGCAGGCAGTAACGCGCGGCCTTTATCAATAGAAGCGCCTAGAACAAACCAGAACCCTAATAATGTTGAAATACTGCCCAATCAACCAAGACAACCTAGGAATCTGCAGGGTTTGTTGAGATTTGCTGCAGAAGCAACAAAAGCTGAAGATGCTCCAAGTGATTCCAGGTTTTGTCCCATGGATGAGGag CGGAAAAACTTTCTTAATGAAGCACTGTCTTCGATGGCAGTTAATGTAATTGAAGAATTGCAAAAAGatgtaaaattattacataatGTAATGGATGTAAGAGTAGAAGATGATCCCTCACAGTACGAGGCTGCGCTAGACAGAATTGCAGATCTTGCCGACAGCATGGATGTGGCAAACGACTTTTACAAAATTGGAGGCTTCTCTGTTTTTGGACCTTGTTTGAATTCTCCACATAGTGGTATTCGCTGGAGAGTGGCTAATGTCATAGCTGAATTAACACAAAATAATCCATTCTGTCAAGAAAAAGTTCTGGAAGCTGGTTTTATGCCTATACTACTAAGTATGGTGGACACCGATCCTTCTGATATGGCAAGAATCAAAGCACTTTATGCGGTTTCat GTATTGTCAGAGGCCATGCTCTTGCATTGAGGTATATGGAAATAAATGACGGTTACTCCGTTTTGATGAGAGCTATACAAAGCCCAGTGGAAAAGTTGCAGATTAAATCTGCATTTTTATTGTCAGCTTTATGCAACAAAGACAAAGGAAACGATTTGAAATtaacattaataaaaatgggATTGATTGAACAAGCTGCTGGCTTGCTTGCAATGGGAAGTTTACTTCCAGAGACAAG GGAACAACTCCTCAGTGTACTTAATGGACTAACAAATGACAATTATTTCCCTGCTCTGAAAGAATGCAGACGTCCTGAACTATGTTTAAAACAAACTTTGGAAAGACATTTGAAAGAAtcaaaagaagaagagagtaTAGACAGAGAAGATATATGTAAAGAACTTTTAGATAAAATTTTTGCTGACCAAGATGCAGAGCAAGAACGATAG
- the LOC100122352 gene encoding peroxisomal biogenesis factor 19 gives MSDEKKVTDQAEDSELNELLDSALKDFDKPAKTAAAQKEDASTTTVATTEEPKEGTTVEEVWTEDFLKQAADQFQRNLEELMQNGGNNDLGESFKKMAQTVAGAMSADSSGGEDSAPVPDFQSAISQALKDLSATSENLQNVPNISEADLAAMFGQASLEDGGSDFLPFMQGMMQSLLSKDVLYPSLKDLVDRYPAWLDEKRSTLPPADLTRYEKQLDLMTKVCHELESEKEDDSEEVKKKRFESTLSLMQEMQGCGQPPDDLITEQQSVLQLDGEGNPTAPPALPGVLPGMDEGQNCVVM, from the exons ATGTCGGACGAGAAAAAAGTGACGGACCAAGCGGAGGATTCGGAATTGAACGAACTCTTAGATA GTGCACTGAAAGATTTTGACAAGCCGGCAAAAACTGCAGCAGCGCAAAAAGAAGATGCATCAACAACCACAGTGGCGACCACAGAAGAACCTAAAGAAGGAACCACGGTTGAGGAAGTGTGGACAGAAGATTTCCTCAAGCAAGCGGCTGATCAGTTTCAACGAAATTTGGAAGAACTGATGCAAAATG GAGGAAACAATGATTTGGGAGagtcatttaaaaaaatggccCAAACAGTCGCTGGAGCAATGTCTGCTGATTCTAGTGGAGGTGAAGATAGTGCTCCAGTTCCAGATTTTCAATCAGCTATAAGTCAAGCGTTAAAAGATTTATCAGCGACATCGGAAAATTTACAG AATGTGCCAAATATTAGTGAAGCTGACTTAGCAGCTATGTTTGGACAAGCATCGCTGGAAGATGGAGGATCAGATTTTTTACCGTTCATGCAAGGAATGATGCAATCTTTGTTATCTAAAGATGTTCTTTATCCATCTCTAAAAGATCTTGTTGATAGATATCCAGCATGGCTTGATGAGAAAAGATCAACTCTACCACCTGCAGATTTAACTAGATATGAAAAGCAGTTGGATCTCATGACAAAA GTATGCCATGAATTAGAATCGGAAAAAGAAGACGATTCAGAAGAAGTCAAGAAAAAGCGATTTGAAAGCACATTATCTCTCATGCAAGAAATGCAGGGCTGTGGACAACCTCCAGATGATTTGATCACTGAACAGCAATCAGTTCTGCAGCTTGATGGGGAAGGCAATCCTACAGCACCACCTGCTTTACCTGGAGTTTTACCTGGGATGGATGAAGGCCAAAATTGTGTTgttatgtga
- the LOC100122338 gene encoding hsp70-binding protein 1 isoform X1, with protein MGSSHSGESRKTSNMDRNPNSQNQNTGQDSAGSNARPLSIEAPRTNQNPNNVEILPNQPRQPRNLQGLLRFAAEATKAEDAPSDSRFCPMDEERKNFLNEALSSMAVNVIEELQKDVKLLHNVMDVRVEDDPSQYEAALDRIADLADSMDVANDFYKIGGFSVFGPCLNSPHSGIRWRVANVIAELTQNNPFCQEKVLEAGFMPILLSMVDTDPSDMARIKALYAVSCIVRGHALALRYMEINDGYSVLMRAIQSPVEKLQIKSAFLLSALCNKDKGNDLKLTLIKMGLIEQAAGLLAMGSLLPETREQLLSVLNGLTNDNYFPALKECRRPELCLKQTLERHLKESKEEESIDREDICKELLDKIFADQDAEQER; from the exons atgggCTCATCGCATTCAGGAGAATCACGAAAAACGTCAAACATGGACAG AAATCCAAATTCACAAAATCAAAATACAGGGCAAGACAGTGCAGGCAGTAACGCGCGGCCTTTATCAATAGAAGCGCCTAGAACAAACCAGAACCCTAATAATGTTGAAATACTGCCCAATCAACCAAGACAACCTAGGAATCTGCAGGGTTTGTTGAGATTTGCTGCAGAAGCAACAAAAGCTGAAGATGCTCCAAGTGATTCCAGGTTTTGTCCCATGGATGAGGag CGGAAAAACTTTCTTAATGAAGCACTGTCTTCGATGGCAGTTAATGTAATTGAAGAATTGCAAAAAGatgtaaaattattacataatGTAATGGATGTAAGAGTAGAAGATGATCCCTCACAGTACGAGGCTGCGCTAGACAGAATTGCAGATCTTGCCGACAGCATGGATGTGGCAAACGACTTTTACAAAATTGGAGGCTTCTCTGTTTTTGGACCTTGTTTGAATTCTCCACATAGTGGTATTCGCTGGAGAGTGGCTAATGTCATAGCTGAATTAACACAAAATAATCCATTCTGTCAAGAAAAAGTTCTGGAAGCTGGTTTTATGCCTATACTACTAAGTATGGTGGACACCGATCCTTCTGATATGGCAAGAATCAAAGCACTTTATGCGGTTTCat GTATTGTCAGAGGCCATGCTCTTGCATTGAGGTATATGGAAATAAATGACGGTTACTCCGTTTTGATGAGAGCTATACAAAGCCCAGTGGAAAAGTTGCAGATTAAATCTGCATTTTTATTGTCAGCTTTATGCAACAAAGACAAAGGAAACGATTTGAAATtaacattaataaaaatgggATTGATTGAACAAGCTGCTGGCTTGCTTGCAATGGGAAGTTTACTTCCAGAGACAAG GGAACAACTCCTCAGTGTACTTAATGGACTAACAAATGACAATTATTTCCCTGCTCTGAAAGAATGCAGACGTCCTGAACTATGTTTAAAACAAACTTTGGAAAGACATTTGAAAGAAtcaaaagaagaagagagtaTAGACAGAGAAGATATATGTAAAGAACTTTTAGATAAAATTTTTGCTGACCAAGATGCAGAGCAAGAACGATAG
- the LOC100122321 gene encoding DNA-directed RNA polymerase II subunit RPB9: MSKMGNYDVAHDDGPGFVGIKFCQECNNMLYPKEDKENKVLMYACRNCDFKTLADSSCIYVNKIMHEIDELTHIVADVISDPTLPRTEEHPCPKCNHRESVFFQAQTRRAEEEMRLYYVCTNAHCTHRWTE, translated from the exons ATGTCGAAGATGGGAAATTACGATGTTGCGCACGACGACGGACCTGGTTTTGTCGGAATAAAGTTTTGTCAAGAATGCAACAACATGTTGTATCCCAAGGAAGACAAGGAGAACAAAGTCTTGATGTACGCG TGCAGAAATTGCGATTTCAAGACACTTGCCGACAGCAGCTGCATTTATGTCAACAAAATTATGCACGAAATTGA CGAACTGACTCACATTGTGGCAGACGTCATATCGGATCCAACTTTACCAAGAACTGAAGAACATCCATGTCCAAAGTGCAATCATCGTGAGTCTGTATTCTTTCAAGCCCAAACTCGACGCGCTGAAGAAGAGATGAGACTTTATTATGTATGCACAAATGCACACTGCACGCATAGATGGAcagaataa